From the Candidatus Binatia bacterium genome, the window GATATACGTGTTCGTGGTGCTGAGCCTGGAGCGCCGGAAGCTCCTTTACCTCAACGTGACCGCCCACCCGACGGCCGAGTGGACCGCGCAGCAGATGGTCGAGGCGCCCCCGTGGAAGACGACAGCGCGGTACGTGATCCGAGATCGCGATCAAATCTACGGCGTGGCCTTCCGACGGCGGGTCTCCGGGCTCGGCCTTTGCGAGATTCCCTCGGCCCCCTTGGCAGAATGCCTACGTGGAGCGATTCATCGGGTCCCTGCGTCGAGAGTGCCTGGATCATATGATCGGCCTGAACGAGCAGCATCTCCGGAGGGTCCTTTCGGTCTACGCCCGGTACTACAACGGTCCCCGAATCCACCTATCACTGGCAAGGACTCGCCTGAGCCTCGGCTCGTGGAACGGCAAGAGCTTGGAAAGGTAGTCGCCATAGGCACAGGAGGTGCTTGGCGGCTTCCGTGCGTCGGCCAGTTCTTGGCGCCCGGCCCCCGCGGCGTGTGGACTCCGCTTCCAGGCTCGGCTGACACT encodes:
- a CDS encoding integrase core domain-containing protein, encoding MERFIGSLRRECLDHMIGLNEQHLRRVLSVYARYYNGPRIHLSLARTRLSLGSWNGKSLER